In Juglans regia cultivar Chandler chromosome 13, Walnut 2.0, whole genome shotgun sequence, the DNA window CTTATAGACTTGAATTACCACCAAGCTCATCAGTCCATCCCGTGTTCCATGTATCAAGACTCAAACAATACATTGGCCCCGATTCACAGATCTCTCCTGTATTACCCTTGGTGGATTCTCATGGGAATTTTAAGGTGGAACCTGAAGCTATTCTGGACAGGCGCATGACTGCTGTGAATAATAAACCCTTTATCGAGTTATTAGTGAAATGGCGTGGTATGGATGAAGTAAATTCCACTTGGGAACCTGTTGAACAGCTACGGTTTCATTATCctgaccttgtgggcaaggtctttTGAAGAGGAAGGCAGTTGTTATGTCCAGTTCATCGATAGGAAGCAAGCTCGAGCTGAAGAGAAGCGAGGTGTTCATTGTTCAAGCAGCAGTGaattagttagttagttagttagtcaCGTGACATGCATGTGTTCTTTTATAACATTAATGTACCTTTGTATCCCTACTTACTCATTGCACATTACTATAATACCCCCTTGTAGCCGTTGTTAATCATCATAAGGCTACTATAAATACTGAAGCCTTCCTTCATTGTGAAAACATTGAATAATAAAGTGAATTGAAGTGGAGGTTTCTGATCCCTCGAAGATCAGTAATTCAAGTTGTTTGATCTTAGTTTTAGTCTGttgttacaaataatatttttctccataCAATGCTTTTAAAAACAGCTAGCAGATAAAATGAACAGATCAAAGCATCCCTGCAGGCTACAGCATCAACTacattagttttattattcatcCAATCCAGGAATCAAACCCAAATACACCTCAATGTGGTAGTTtaacaaataaacaatcaaaCGTATATAAGGCATATACTTCCCTGCACTACCCATGTACTAACTAGTACAAAGAACTACCACAGAAGCATTACACATATGCCTGTAATGTCCATGCTTCTACTCACAATGAAATCATCATTAGCAATAGAACTTACATAACAAATACAACATAAAGAATACAGCATGAAAACATCTACTTTACTAACAATTCTATAATATAAATGAATAACAAGACCTGCTCGTTCATCCTACTCATCAATATTCTTCTTTGCTTCCTTCGTGTATTCCAACATTTCATTTACCCAAAGGTCTGCAAACTCACAATTCTTCCAAGCCTCAAACCATGGCCCTCCCCGTGTATAATGTATCGCCTTGGGAAAAGTCGTGGAATCATTCTCAAGGGCCTTGTTATGGCCCTCaagaaaattccaaacaaaTGGTATGGAACCAATATCATCATCCTCCAGCCACTGAAACCGATGAAGAAAAGCACCCGTTTGTGTATTCACAACCTCAGGGGTCAAAACCCGGTTCTTGGGATGTCCACAATTGTAAAGCACCATGGAAGACCAATTCTTCCTAGGATACACTGTTTGCACCGCACCATCCATTTTCGTGGATTCTTTTGGGGTATAGTCATGGTGAACACACATAATTGCATATCTGTCATCGGCCATGTCCTTCAATTCCTTAACGTCTGACAAGTACAGAAAATCACAGTCCACAAACACTGCCCAACCCTCATAATTGGCTAAGTATGGTGTCAAGAACCGAGTAAAGGAGAACTCAGTGCTCTCGACTTGGCCTCTTACGCGCCAATATAAACCACTTTTTCTCAGATCTGATTGTATTATCGGTATGATCTCAACGGGAATCGAGGACCGCTTCAAGATCGAGTTGCGGCAGACCTGGTAGGCAATATCCTCGCGTGAATCATAACCCACGAAGATCTTGAAGGGTTTATTCGCATTTCCTCCATTACAAGTCTTTGAGTGAACCTTCCCATTACTCGAACTCATCTTAGCTGAAAATGACAAATGTTACTTTACTGTTCAGAATAACAAAAGAATTCAAAGGCTCGGTAAAACAACGAAGCAAGAAACATATTGGGAAAttagagcaaaaaaaaaacaaaaacaaagaaacataaACCTTTAATTGTTTGGTTTCTGAGAatggaagaaaagagaagaaatgaaaatgtgGACCCTACGCCTTTGTTGCTTGATTCGGCTTAAAAATTGATGGAGATTGCACAAAACTCAATAGTCGAATCGGTGTAAAATAGTGAATAAGTGGACATCTAGTCAGGGAATTATTCAGCGAAGCCAACGATAGAGAAAACCAGACGAGTACTTAAACAAAAGTTTAGTAGCAGAGAATGTaggaaaataaggaaaaccTCAAAAAGATTGATACCCAAATTtgagcaaattttttttttttttttttttgagagagagagagagagtaccaaaaGATCGGAAATGCAGATCTTAAAGATAAAACAATCCTGCGTGTGTTTCCTTTTCCGACTTTCTCGGAAAACTTGGTCCGAGAAAATCCTACCCTCCTAAGCTGTTTGTCTTAagttgcagagagagagagagagagagagagagggagatgaatGTAAAAGCGAGGAATGAGGAGTGACACGAAGAGGATGCGAACCGTATATATAGAGGGAGGAATAGGAGGATCACCGACAATATTTGAAGCTTCAGTGT includes these proteins:
- the LOC109003797 gene encoding protein CDI-like → MSSSNGKVHSKTCNGGNANKPFKIFVGYDSREDIAYQVCRNSILKRSSIPVEIIPIIQSDLRKSGLYWRVRGQVESTEFSFTRFLTPYLANYEGWAVFVDCDFLYLSDVKELKDMADDRYAIMCVHHDYTPKESTKMDGAVQTVYPRKNWSSMVLYNCGHPKNRVLTPEVVNTQTGAFLHRFQWLEDDDIGSIPFVWNFLEGHNKALENDSTTFPKAIHYTRGGPWFEAWKNCEFADLWVNEMLEYTKEAKKNIDE